A region of the Peredibacter starrii genome:
GCGAAAAGAGTTGAGGCCGAAAAAAGATTGACCGATCTCGACATTGGAAGACTGGGTCAACTTGCCTATTGGGAATGGGTCACGGCCAACAAAGTGAAGAACGTTTACGAGGAACTTCTTAAGAATGGTGAAACTCGTAATGAGTATCTGATGGACCGTAGTGCTAAAGGCGACACCGCAAAAATCGTTGTGACTGAAAATGAGCAATACGTGGCCAATCGGAAAGGCTCACTTCAGGCTGCAAAAGAACGTCTGCTTCGTGCTGAGTATGCTCTTTCTCTTTTTTACCGAGATGAAAATGCTCTACCAATCATTCCAAGTTCAACTGAGGCCTATGAAGATTATCCAATCAAGCTCTCTGCGCTCATGGAAAATCTTGATCTGAATTCCAACATTGATGAGCTGATGAACAAGCGACCTGATTTGAAAAATCTTGCACTGAATGTTGAAAAAACTGACGTAGACCTTGAACTCGCCAAACAAGACTTAAAACCGCAGATTGATGTCACCACTGAATACTATCAAAGAACTCAGGCCAACATCACAATGCCTCGAGATTATTTGATGGTACTGGCACAAATCAATGTCCCTATCGAAAGAAATTTGGGTAATGGTAATATTGCCGCCGCTCGCGCTCGTAAGATGGTGGCACAAAGTGAAATGACTCTTGGACAACAGTCTTACAAATTTGAAGTCATGGCCCTGAGGCAATCACTTCATTTGCGTTTAGAGCAAGTCGCCCAATCAGAAATTGAATTCACCAAGGCAAAAGAACTCGTGGTCTCTGAGACCTACAAGTTTAAGTCTGGTGGAGGAAATTTGTATTTAGTGAATCTAAGAGAAGAGGCCCAGGCAAATGCGGAAGCTTCTTTTCATGAATCCCGTCTCGCCTTCATGGACACATTGTTAAGCTATCAAGCTCTGGTGAGCACAGCAGAATAAAAAAAGGCCCTCGAAAGAGGGCCTTTTTTTATGGCGTTTATTTAATTTGATAAGAGATCCAAGCTCCGGCCCAGAAAGACTGATCTGAGAAAGGAACGTCGTTCACGTAGGCACCGATGTAAGGGAACACGTTGAACTTAGGCGTGATGTCTTTTGAGTAACCCACGAATACGTTCTGCCAGTAATCTTTAAACACAGGCTCTTTTCCGTTAAGTGATTTCCAACGACGGTCGTTCTCTAGCATGTTCTCGTAATAAACCTGAACACGTGAAGTATCATCGATCGTGTACTGAACGAAAGGAGCAGTATAGATACGCATACGAGTGTAGTTATAGCGGTCATCGTAGATCCAGTTACGGAATTGACCGAAGATACCAACCTGCCACTTCTTATTGATGTCATATGTAGGAAGGTAACCAAGTTCAATTTGGTGAGTTGTTGAACCTAGACCACGGTTCCCAGAGTTACGAGAAGCACGGCTCACCGGCATACGCATACCAGGACGAATCCATAGATTGAATTTTTTATCTGTTGATGAGTAAACCACACCTTGGAAACCCACGAGGAAGTCTTCAAGCTCAATAAAAGATCTGTCTTCCGGAGCTTTCATATCAGTAGGAGACGCAAGCGGAGTCATGAAACGTGGGTTAACCACGAAATTCATTCTCGCACCAAAGTTATAGTTGAAGCTGATTTGATGCCATAAGTTAGTTGGCCACGTATCTTGGTTTTTCTTCTCACCGCTTGGTGCTTGTCCCCACTCAGGAGAAATAGCAGCGTTTCTCCACTGCCCCTTACCCATATCACGGAAGGTTGGAGTTGTTAGAACTCCGAAGTAACCAATACGAAGACGATCTGAGAACTTTTTGAAACTAGTTTTCTCGATGACCTCTGTAGTAGAGATCACAGAAGTCTGCTTGTTTTGTGCCGAGGCAACAGAGACCATCAGGACAAAAAATGAGAGCCCAAAGAGAAAAGAACTTTTCATAGTGATGTTGCCTTCCTTACAATCATTAAATTTTTTTCAATAACTTCGATTCTAAGCAAATTTGTCTAGAATCTCAAAGTATATTCGATTCGTCTCATGTAGATTAAGGTATGACAATAATAATTTTTCGTGGTGCAAAATTGGCACCGGGAGATGTTAGATGAGTAGTGAAAAGCAACAAATTCTTACTTCGTTTTTTCAGTCATTGGAGAAGATGGAGTCAGAGGACATGATGGCCATGGTAGAAAAACATCTTAAAGACGAAGACGTTGAACTTTTCGTTCAGCACATCGAAACTTTCTACGGCATCACTGATGATGAAGAACTAGGAATGCTGGCCCAACTCATGGTGACTGGATACCTTGCTGCAAAACACGAAGAAAGTTTGAAGTCGACTCTTAATTAAGAATTAAGGTCGAACTGAATCTGGATCCAGAATCGACGCATAGCCGCTAGCTCTTGAAGATAGAACCAAGTGGTCTGCAACGCCGATGCATCATTCGTTTGCTTCGAAAGAATCTTAAATAAGTCTGTCATGGTCTCAGTGATCACGCCAAACTCAAATACATCCTTTAGCTCCTCCAGAATGAACTCTTCGCAATCAGTAAACTGAACGCGATTAGTTTCGTTTTGGATGTTCATTTCAATTCCCGCTGAAGTCACAAGTGTTTCAAGGGATTGAAAGTTTCTGATGGCGAGCTCGCGATCCCCGAGAGGTCCAAGTTTAATTGTATCATCAGAAGCGACCGACATCGTGAAGGACAGTTGGAAGCCTTTTTGTTTCTTCGTCAGCCACCAACTAAACCCCGGATCAGAGATATTGCACATCATTTCCTCATACATAGGGAAACGACGGTTATGAATCTGATCATGAATGATTTCCGCCTGAGAGGCCTCTTCAACAATGAAGAACTTCAAGCGATGACTCAAATCTTCTACTCCACCTTCTAAAAGGCGAAGGCTCGGGTAATCTTCCGGCTTTTCTAAAATCTGAATATAGTCTTGGCGGATGTTTTGCGAAACGAAGGTACGTACCACGAAAACCGATTTGGTTTTCTGAACGTGATAAATGATCCCCGGCCCTTCCGGAAACTCACTTCCCTCTTCTTGAGGAAGTTCTTCCTGGAAATACCCTTGCATCTCTTCAATAGAGACAGGATCCATCAACTCCCGGTCGGAACCGAAGTTTGTGTCAAAATGCTTGAACGTTTCGTTCACTAAAAGTTCGATCTCATCCATGAAGACCTCACAGTAAGTACATTAGTATTTGAACCAAAATAATGATGATCATCGGAGAAGGATCAAGCGGAATGTCCTTCGGAAGCATTTCACGAATGGGTCTCTGAGGAGCATCTGCAATTTTATGCAGGATCTGCGCCCACTGCTGACGACGTACATCTGGGAAGTAACTCAAGATGACATCGGCAATAATGATGTAAATGAAAAGCTGTAGTAAATGATGAATCATTACTTAACATTTTGAAGTGAAGAGAGAGGAATGAAAAGAAAAAAGATGAGAGAGTTTTCTCTCTCATCTTCGTTATTCGAATTTGTAGTTTGCCATGATCGAAGCGATCGCGAAGAGAACCAAAGATGCGAAGTAGGCCGGCTTTCCATATTTTGGAAAACGACGAGCAACAACTGCGCCACCGATACCGATAATAAACCAAATTCCCATCTTCACTTGAACCCAAAGTGGCCAGCCACCAGTGTGACCGATTCCCATACGGGCCATCAGTCCCATGCCACCTACCAGAGTGAAAAGGGTCGCAATTCCAGTTAAAATCTTGATGTGTCTGGCGGTTCCGCCATAAAAACTGATCGCAAGTCCTGTGAACAAGATCACAATCGATGTTAGGTGAATAATTTTATAATTTTCGTAAGTAATCACTGTTTCTCCTCTTAAAGCGCTTTCAATACTTCTTTAAATAATGTCCAAAAAGTTTCAACCGATGGGATGTGGACTCTTTCCTGCGGTGAATGGGCACCCATGATCGTTGGACCAAATGAGACCGCATCGATCGGGCCAATTTTATCTCTTAAAATCCCACACTCAAGGCCCGCGTGAATGGCAGTGACCTTGGCCTTTTTCTGGAAAAGGGCCTGGTATTTATCCGCTACGAGGTCCAAAAGTTTGTTCTCACGAACCGGTTTCCAGCTCGGATACTCGCCATTTTTTGAAAATTCGAGACCAAAACCCAGTGCCAGTGCTTGAACCTGATTTTCTAGACCCACGCACTCTCCGCGATCGAAGAATCGAAGTGAACTTTGAAGATAGAATTGTCCGCGAACCATAAGAGAGATTGCAAGGTTGTTACTAAGTGAAACGAGTTCCTTATTGCTTGCCAGATCATAAGCATGAGCGCCATGAGGGAAGGCCACCAGGAAACTTAACAGAAGCTTAAGATCATGAGCATCCACTACTTCTGAGATCGCTTCAACTTCTTCAACTTTAGTGAAGAAACCACGATCATTTTCCGGCATGAAAGCACGCCATCGGCCCTCAACTTTTTTCGCCACTTCTTCTGCTGCTTTGGCGTCTTTTAAAACCACCAAGGCAAAAGCATCACGCGGAATAATATTGTGGGCCTTGCCACCTCTCCACTCTGAAAGCTCGAATGAATCGGCCGGAATTGAGGTGATCCAATCCATCAAAAACTTAATGGCATTTCCTCTTTGTTCGTGAATATCCACGCCAGAGTGACCACCAAGGAATCCACCAACTGTTAGTTTGTAGCTCTTGCCTTTAAGTTTTGCAGGAACCATTTTCACAGTTTTCTTGAATTCGTAATCGATACCACCAGCACAACCAATATAAAGACTGCCCCACTCTTCTGTGTCGAGGTTCAGCATCTTTTTACCTTTAAGGTAGTTGGCATCAACTCCCCAAGCACCTTTTAAACCAGTCTCTTCATCAATCGTGAAAAGAAGTTCAAGTGGCGGGTGAGAAACTGTCTTGTCATACATAAGAGCGAGAGCGGCGGCACAACCGATGCCATTATCAGCACCAAGAGTTGTACGATCTGCTTTGATCCAATCTCCTTCTCTGAAAGTGATGATAGGATCTTGAGCGAAGTTGATATTTCTATCCGGAGTTGCGTCCGTCACCATGTCCATGTGATTTTGAATGATCACAGTTTCATGATTTTCATAACCAACTGTGGCCGGAACATAAACAATCACATTCCCCACTTCATCTGTGTGAGTTTTAAGTTTTAAAGTTTCCGCTTCTTTCAAAATAAATTCACGGAACTTGTCTTCCTTGCGAGAAGGTCTAGGTAATTGATTGATGGTGTGGAAAAGACTCCAAAGGGCCTTTGGTTCGGCCGGAAAATGCTCTGGGATATACATGCTCTACCTCCCGATAAGTCAGTAATTTTTAT
Encoded here:
- a CDS encoding TolC family protein → MKYFFILMISVPAFGAISPTVVKDSALKYHPTVIAALEKMRAGEEAVRGARGAFDTRIVSDYRRQTKHDWNSTVSRTFLEKPLRVANSKIYAGSEQISNANGKFSPVYNTGNPVSTGQVGNYSVLGLKLSLWKNFLLDPDRARFKNAKYEAKRVEAEKRLTDLDIGRLGQLAYWEWVTANKVKNVYEELLKNGETRNEYLMDRSAKGDTAKIVVTENEQYVANRKGSLQAAKERLLRAEYALSLFYRDENALPIIPSSTEAYEDYPIKLSALMENLDLNSNIDELMNKRPDLKNLALNVEKTDVDLELAKQDLKPQIDVTTEYYQRTQANITMPRDYLMVLAQINVPIERNLGNGNIAAARARKMVAQSEMTLGQQSYKFEVMALRQSLHLRLEQVAQSEIEFTKAKELVVSETYKFKSGGGNLYLVNLREEAQANAEASFHESRLAFMDTLLSYQALVSTAE
- a CDS encoding YggT family protein, which gives rise to MIHHLLQLFIYIIIADVILSYFPDVRRQQWAQILHKIADAPQRPIREMLPKDIPLDPSPMIIIILVQILMYLL
- the pepD gene encoding beta-Ala-His dipeptidase, whose protein sequence is MYIPEHFPAEPKALWSLFHTINQLPRPSRKEDKFREFILKEAETLKLKTHTDEVGNVIVYVPATVGYENHETVIIQNHMDMVTDATPDRNINFAQDPIITFREGDWIKADRTTLGADNGIGCAAALALMYDKTVSHPPLELLFTIDEETGLKGAWGVDANYLKGKKMLNLDTEEWGSLYIGCAGGIDYEFKKTVKMVPAKLKGKSYKLTVGGFLGGHSGVDIHEQRGNAIKFLMDWITSIPADSFELSEWRGGKAHNIIPRDAFALVVLKDAKAAEEVAKKVEGRWRAFMPENDRGFFTKVEEVEAISEVVDAHDLKLLLSFLVAFPHGAHAYDLASNKELVSLSNNLAISLMVRGQFYLQSSLRFFDRGECVGLENQVQALALGFGLEFSKNGEYPSWKPVRENKLLDLVADKYQALFQKKAKVTAIHAGLECGILRDKIGPIDAVSFGPTIMGAHSPQERVHIPSVETFWTLFKEVLKAL